A single region of the Anomaloglossus baeobatrachus isolate aAnoBae1 chromosome 2, aAnoBae1.hap1, whole genome shotgun sequence genome encodes:
- the LOC142289860 gene encoding connector enhancer of kinase suppressor of ras 3-like isoform X2 encodes MELISSWSPDTVSGYLEGLDPTVQHYPFQGWSISGQNLLDLSPQHLDALGVRSIGHQEIFLEAVEQLCALHYELHSETLRSLTDKLYGVSQSLSSHILLLRKASSLSQALALSPTQKQLACIIDIVSAARGLFSWLNRAWRDNLLCCRGRS; translated from the exons ATGGAGCTGATTTCCTCGTGGTCTCCGGACACGGTCAGCGGCTACTTAGAGG GTCTGGACCCCACAGTACAGCATTACCCCTTCCAGGGCTGGAGTATCTCTGGGCAGAACCTGCTGGACCTGTCCCCTCAGCATCTGGATGCCCTCGGAGTCAGGAGCATTGGACACCAGGAGATATTTCTGGAAGCTGTGGAACAGCTGTGCGCCTTG CACTATGAGCTGCACAGTGAGACGCTGAGGTCCCTCACTGACAAGCTGTATGGAGTCTCGCAGTCCTTGTCCTCGCACATCCTCCTCCTCAGGAAGGCTTCTTCACTGTCCCAGGCCCTGGCTCTGTCTCCcacccagaagcagctggcttgtaTCATAGACATCGTCTCTGCAGCACGAGGCCTCTTCTCCTGGCTTAACAG